One Hordeum vulgare subsp. vulgare chromosome 4H, MorexV3_pseudomolecules_assembly, whole genome shotgun sequence DNA window includes the following coding sequences:
- the LOC123448667 gene encoding divinyl chlorophyllide a 8-vinyl-reductase, chloroplastic → MAALLLSPRLPTSTAVAAPRPTPRFLSFSLTTAKACRRGGCILASSATSPSPAAAQSFRSLPPSDTTVLVTGSTGYIGRFVVRELLYRGHRVIAVARPRSGIHGKNSPEEVVSDLAPARVVFSDVTDPGALLAGLSEYGPVHAAVCCLASRGGGVQDSWRVDYRATLHTLQAARSLGAAHFVLLSAVCVQKPLLEFQRAKLKFEDELAAEAARDPAFTYSIVRPTAFFKSLGGQVETVKKGNPYVMFGDGKLCACKPISEEDLASFIADCIFDEEKANKVLPIGGPGKALTPLEQGEMLFRLLGREPKFIKVPIQIMDGVIWVLDGLAKVFPGLEDAAEFGKIGRYYASESMLVLDPETGEYSDDKTPSYGTDTLEHFFDKVIREGMAGQELGEQTIF, encoded by the coding sequence ATGGCCGCCCTTCTCCTCTCCCCCCGCCTCCCCACCAGCACGGCCGTCGCAGCTCCCCGCCCCACACCgcgcttcctctccttctccctcacAACCGCCAAGGCTTGCCGCCGCGGGGGCTGCATCCTCGCCTCCTCCGCGACGTCGCCCTCCCCGGCCGCGGCCCAATCATTCCGTTCCCTGCCCCCCTCCGATACCACCGTCCTCGTCACCGGCTCCACGGGCTACATCGGCCGCTTCGTCGTCCGCGAGCTGCTCTATCGCGGTCACCGCGTCATCGCCGTCGCCCGCCCCCGCAGCGGCATCCACGGCAAAAACTCCCCTGAGGAGGTTGTCTCCGACCTCGCCCCCGCCCGCGTAGTCTTCTCCGATGTCACCGACCCGGGCGCCCTCCTCGCGGGCCTATCGGAGTACGGTCCCGTACACGCCGCGGTCTGCTGCCTCGCCAGCCGCGGCGGCGGGGTGCAGGATTCGTGGCGCGTCGACTACCGCGCCACGCTCCACACCCTCCAGGCCGCGCGCAGCCTCGGCGCCGCCCACTTCGTCCTCCTCTCCGCGGTCTGCGTCCAGAAGCCGCTCCTCGAGTTCCAGCGCGCCAAGCTCAAGTTCGAGGACGAGCTCGCCGCCGAGGCGGCGCGGGACCCGGCATTCACCTACAGCATCGTCCGCCCCACCGCCTTCTTCAAGAGCCTAGGCGGCCAGGTGGAAACCGTCAAGAAGGGCAATCCCTACGTCATGTTTGGCGACGGCAAGCTCTGCGCTTGCAAGCCTATCAGCGAGGAGGATCTCGCCTCCTTCATCGCCGATTGCATCTTCGACGAGGAAAAGGCTAACAAGGTGCTTCCAATTGGAGGGCCGGGGAAGGCCCTCACGCCGCTGGAGCAAGGGGAGATGCTGTTCCGGCTGCTCGGGCGCGAACCCAAGTTCATCAAGGTGCCCATTCAAATCATGGATGGTGTCATCTGGGTGCTCGATGGATTGGCCAAGGTGTTCCCGGGGCTGGAGGATGCCGCCGAGTTCGGCAAAATTGGGAGGTACTATGCGTCGGAGAGCATGCTAGTGCTCGATCCCGAAACCGGGGAGTACAGTGACGACAAGACGCCGAGCTATGGCACAGACACGCTTGAGCACTTCTTCGACAAGGTAATAAGGGAAGGAATGGCGGGGCAGGAGCTGGGCGAGCAGACCATCTTCTAG